The Methanomassiliicoccales archaeon genome has a window encoding:
- the trxA gene encoding thioredoxin has protein sequence MGENLIEITDGNFEQIRKENSKLIVDCWAEWCGPCRMLAPIFEKLAAEYSGKIVFGKMNTDQNPELVRRFRIMAIPTLLFFKDGEVVDQIVGVVPKEKITEAIKRNF, from the coding sequence ATGGGTGAAAATCTCATCGAGATCACGGATGGCAATTTTGAACAGATCAGAAAGGAGAATTCCAAGCTCATCGTTGATTGCTGGGCCGAGTGGTGCGGTCCTTGCAGAATGCTCGCTCCGATTTTTGAGAAACTTGCAGCCGAGTATTCGGGAAAGATCGTCTTCGGCAAAATGAACACCGATCAAAATCCCGAGCTCGTGAGACGATTCAGGATCATGGCGATTCCAACATTACTCTTCTTCAAGGATGGGGAAGTCGTAGATCAAATTGTTGGCGTCGTACCGAAAGAGAAAATTACGGAGGCAATAAAGAGGAATTTCTGA